DNA sequence from the Centropristis striata isolate RG_2023a ecotype Rhode Island chromosome 17, C.striata_1.0, whole genome shotgun sequence genome:
agtaaacaatagaacaggaagatgcaataagataaaataaataaaaaatgggataaaaataaataaaataaaatgtaaaatgtactgcccgcacaaaataaaatttattattgaatacaataaaaacaaaaaaatcataaaatcataaaatcaacataaaatcaaacatcaatatataatataatcaaacatagaTATTATATATTCCTAGAAATCATTGAAACGTATGTTTGGCTTTTGTAGTGCGCGCTCCCGCGAGAGGCACGCAGTTCTCGTCGGTAGCACGTGGCTCTTTTATAGCCAATAGGAACGCTTCCTTCAGGCGCGCGCAACTTGATTCAGGAAGTacgcattttattttcatattgcgTTGGAATTTGCGGCGAAAGTCTTCAGAAACCAAAAACTGAAATAAGAAACACAATTTAAGAGAAAATGTCGGGCTCCGAGTCTACACATGTAACATCGCTTGGGAAGGGTGACAGCTTGCATCAACAGGGTAAGAAAATATGTCTACAAAAATACGTTAACGTTTTTAGCTGCTGCTTAGAATGTTAGCTTACTCTATTAAAATACAGATGGTATGTCTTAAAACCACATTTATCCAACAGTTAATGTTGTTAAATTGCTTATTCATGTCATAAAACCAAAATCATACGTGTGACTAAATGTGAAACAGGTAGAATGTGAGAGAAACTATAGATGGAGAGCTGTATTGTTGTTCATCTCCTAAATAACACTAactttatttttccattattaATAAGTGTTCTTTACTTCCTGTCCTGTCACCCAGTTCTCGCCTCCTTTCCtctgtgtgacatcacagaggACGATCTGACCCAGAACCCCCAGTTCTGTAAACTCCTGGCCACCCTGGCACAACATGTGGACCAAAGTGGACTCACTGTCCCACTGAAAGCAGAGCTGGAAAAGGTATCAGCAGGCACTGGGACTAAACTTTCAGTAATGTTAATGTCCAAATTCCACTTTACATTTCGCTGACATACAAGCTCCTTGATTTGCAAGATGCAGTTTTACATGATGCAAACTAAATGAGACCCAACTgctatatcgttagcctcatagcatatttgcctaagtcatatttgaacgttttcgggaaacaagaaaatacacaatttttagtaagcccattggtattcttaattgatattaacagtaagttcaaatagaagtgtgaacaagtttgcataaaaaattaaacacatcgatttcataacagataaaagtgtcTTAGGCAGAATgtgccctgactaaggcaatttttctcttacatataaataatgtagtttggtttgtatgtagcggcaaaaatgcctaagtcaaggagatgactaaggcagaaagtgattttggactctaacaagtgttctgataggctgagaacattggcaataaggcagaaagatgcagcagtggcaggagagtaaagttaggcagatatcacaatttggccaaaaaatgacttaggcaattatgctatgaggctaacgatatgttTGTTGAATTTGTCACATTATGAAGTTATTCATATTTACAGTGAGTAGTCTATGACTTACCATCCTCTAGTGGTAACAAGTAAGAATTGCGATCCAGGGATCGAACCCCCCTCTTCCTGCACAAGTCTAGGTTTATTAGGTTTTGTGTATCTGTGAGCACTTACAGGTGTTTTATTCCAGGCTGAGCAGAAGCTGCAGAGTCAGAGGCGTCACTGGCTGCACTCTGAGAGCCTCCACAAAGGGCTACAGGAGATGATCCAGGACCACTGTATCAGGAAGCACCATACCACTGTACCCCCTGACCAGAACATGgtacattcacacacttattAGCACAGTCCAAAAATGCACAGCTTTCACTGAACCACAGACAGCATATTTCTAGTCATTATAGCTGCCCTCGGAAACTCACTTTGCACACCATTTCTTCAAATTGCAGTGACAGTTTGATATATTTGAACTTAAGTATCCAGAGATCTAACACGTAATATTGTATGTGTAAGCTGCATGCCTCTGTTTAGTGACAAAAGATCgctcactgtgtgtttgtagttctatgagacGATGGAGAAGTGTCTGCTGGTGGCTCAGTGTATCAGACAGCTGGATCCCAGTAGCACTACCAACCAGGACCAGCCCTCTGTTCTGGGTCTGAACTCCCAACAGATGATGGAGCTCATGCCTTCAGAAAAGGTGAGTCTTAAAAATACATAAGCGCATTAATAATCTGAAGCACAGATAGATGATTTCACAGCAGTACCAAAACTCacatttctttgaaaaaaagttgacgatCAGTAgagatacactaccggtcaaaagttttagaacagcccaatttttccagtcttttattgaaattcaagcagttcaagtcaaacgaacagcttgaaagggtacaaaggtaagtggtgaactgccagaggtaaataaaaaaaaggtaaggttaaccaaaactgaaaaataatgtacatttcagaattatacaagtaggccttttttcagggaacaagaagtgggttaacaacttaactccatggagtcttgggctattttgtccattttttaattcttttgaATTGTCTttgtaggtcattttgtgtcttttttttggtcattttgtgtctttttttagtcctttagtccaacataaaatgcgattttgaatcttttttttactttcaaaacactatcatgctcaataaagaattttaaatgttgcaaatgtgcattaatttcagagtacactgagacattaaactgcatcgttttcaattaaattctggaaaagttggtgtgttctaaaacttttgaccagtagagTTACGTCAGTAACAAATGCAGCTTCTTTACCAACTGTGCTTTTATTGTTACCAGAATGTAAAAAGAATGAAGCAGGGTCTTCCTAGAGAGCTGGAGAAACATCTGAAGAAGAAGTGTTTGAGCGTCCTCTCTTACTATCACCCTGAATGTGGTACGGTATTTTCATTCACTTTCACTACCTTTATATCACTGCATTGTTCATTATTTATGATGACCAGgatgttgttttataatctCCTCTAGAGAATGAGAGTGAGGGTCTGAGGAACACCAAGTTGTGTCACCTGTCAGCACAGATGgacaaagaaaggaaaagagctGAGAGCCTGAGGGAGACCTGCCGGGAAAACACAGTTCTGCTGCAGAGACAGACTCAACTCTACCTCTCTGTAAGTGCTGCATGGAGATGAgagcaaaaaatgtaatttactgcCATTAGGGATTTCTTAGTCTGAGTTTGTTGACAGTAGATTTCACCGGGAGCTGAATCATCTGCAGATTCCTACTCTCTAAAACAAACCGACCAGCTGATTATAACCAGTAAAAAAAGCTGTTAAggcagtttcacattaaaaatgtttctccAACGCTGTTCGATGGTCACAGGACATCTGCTGCTcacgtttgctcagcttgtttctttgGTAACCTATGATTAGTAGTATATGAGATTTTTGAGACGGATGCCAGTACTCATTTTAGAGTGGGAAATTCATCGAAAAATGATATAGTGGCCAGTAATTTTTTGggttggaatgaaaatagactttttttattgtgcactgACTTTTCACCACTCTGacaatgtttcatgtttgagaaagtagccctCTAGGTACATTTGCAAACATTACTATactttatacaaacaatgtattatgttgttagccaattctataaatgatgactgggcaaataataaatatcaataaaataaaaagctaaatatacatcattactgttcagttgctgactatttaaaaaaaaaaaaaaaagataatagcttaacattttttctaaatcacgccaagcaacattttctgcattatatattgtgtaaaaaatacatatatacaccgataatatctgtcaagtAACTAAAGGCTCAGGCttgactgatatgggatttttaagGCTGATACCAATTTTAAAGAAGATAAAGGGAATTTTTGAGCTGCACTGAAAATGGCCTTTTTTCCTgccagattatatatatatatatatatatatatatatatatatatatatataaatataattatgaaCATCCTGTGTTTGAAAAATAATGGATtgctttcagtgtttttttttcttcttattgtCACATGTGTCCAGGAAATGATAAAGTGTATTCAGCTCCTCCAGTCTCTCATCCTGGACCACAGGCTGAGGGTCCAGACTGATTTGGACCATAAGAAGTTAAAGTACTTTGAGGGAAAATGCGATTTAGTCTTACAGAAGATCAAGTAAGGAGTTTACAGTTCTTTGCATGCTGAGATCATCagtattaaatacatttctgtttttttaaaacatatgtaTTACTCTTCCTTTAAAGATACGAGATGGTGGAAATTCAGCTGGATACATACACAGTGGACGCAATATCTgctcataaaaaaataaggcAAGATGCTTTTTATCATGTTATTCCTATATTGATTATGTCTCATTTAGAAATCGCATTGAAACGCTTTTTTGAATTAGAACAGTTACCTCCTGATGTCGAGCCTTCTGATTACAGAAACTACATTCAGGCTGATACTTCTCTAATAActcaatgtttttgttgttctgtcTCAATTTCAGAGAGAAGCTGGACTCTGAGCTGAAGGCCTGTCAGGTGGAGAAGCAGTCCGTTGAGTCAAAGCTGGCCTCGTTTGAGATCTTGGGCAAAGAGTTCGAGACCTTGGCCGAGGAGTACTGCAGACTACGGAAGGAGATAGAAATGAATAACTGGGCTCTGAAGGAGTTCACCCAGTGCAACAATAAGTGACGATCATATCTGACGCTGGGACAGCAGCCAGACATTCCTGTTTCATCGTGTCATTGCTCACAATGACATGCCGGCTTTGGACGCCTGGCAGAGAAACTGTGAGGCCTTTTGGCGTCCAGGAGTGAGTGAAGGCTCCCATTACAGCTCCAAATGTTGTGTAATTAAATTCAGTTTTCAGACATTGTTAGTGCATCAATATTGTTCTAAGCAATCTCTACTTTCATTGTGTCCAGTTAGAGTTACaggtgtttaaaatgtattactcttttaacccattgacgcctaaaacgcctgtaaaacctctgggcgattttaaaataagcccctaaaacctgaagtttttctggaaattcaacagaaatgtcaacgcttcctactaaataatagatttttcagcctctgtagcagatagaaatgaaattcaaaaagtatttgaacgcttatacaaatactacaaaacgacgtatccgctttccaggcttcaatgggttaataagcTGCAGTTTTAAACTAAATCTtccatgcagtggtggaaaaagtattcagatcccttactaataccacactgaaaatgactccactacaagtcctgcatttgcaacttacttaagttaaagtacaaaagaatcagcatcagaatgtgcttaaagtatcaaaagtaaaagttgtcATTATCCAGACAGACCCCACTCAAATtgttacatacatttaaaatatattactaggttatttgtattgatgcatttttgtaagcagAGTTTTAATTTActaaggtagggctcattttaactacttaatatactgttgatgatgtttgattaaaaaaattcttatcactttaaatttatcatgtctttatgttaaatctcgatctgaaaagtaacaaaatctgGCAGCCAAAAGAAGAATATTTgcttctaaaatgtagtggagtagaagtataaaatggaaatactcaagtaaagtaaaagggcctcaaaattgtacttaagtaccgTACTTGACCAAATATTCCATCTGattacttatttactttatataATAGCTTAAGGAAGTGAGAATCACTATATTCATGCTGACAATGTCAGATGACAAATACCATTTCCCAAAATCGGCTTTCCAGTTGGCATGTACAGCAGTGAAATTAATATTGTGCAGtgttgaaaaaagtattcaaatccttcacttaagtaaaatattgaaatacatGGCTACTATTTTGATATAAAcggggcaaaaaaataaatgaatgcattGTCAGCAGGGGTCTGAATATGATTATAATCTATATTTATATGATCTCTGTTCTTAGTGCAGTTATGTAATGGGAATAATGTAAACAAGACAAGTCCAAATATGTCTGCAGCATCCTTTTAGATGGGATGAGTGTCATGCTCACAAATGTATAGCCTAAATTCCATAAGTGTTGtgttaattatatttttccTTTATAAAACACAACGGCACATCAATAATCCTTATGGAAGATTAGCATGGCCATCGGTTTGTGTACTGTGTACTCTGTTTTCATCAAATACACTTCGATGAGGAAACGAGGCAACAATTTTGAGGTGAAAGACCCACGTTAAACCTGTCTTGTTGGATTTGTACTGACAACTTGAGAAATGAAATTCTCAGGTTAGTGTCATTTTGCTGTTTGTACCTTAATCAGTTTCAGTTTGAACCTTAATCCACAAGGTGGCGGTATACTTTCAATCTTGACAGAGGTCATGCCATATTCTCTGTAttattgttttgcttttctatttcatgcaacttttttaaaagtaaaagtaaagttctttattctttatatgtaaatgttctttatttattaGACTTATAATTTAAATTCTGTACAATGATCCATAATTCAAGCTGTCACATATTAACAGTTAAAGACCATAACTGGcagttttgttttactttatgCATGCAGCTAAAAATAATTGCTGTGACAcaaaagagggttttttttcccactataaaaaatattactttGATAAATAGTTTTATAAATACTGTGGTTGAATTTGCGTTTGTGTGACGATTGTGTTGTGTTTAGTCATTTGTTCATAACACGGccattaatttattgttttcttctatGCTATAAATTATACGAAAGATACAGAAGAGGATAAGGGCcaagtaggagaaaaaaatcattatgcactttgtgaaaaaagtcaactttttgagtttggtaaagtagactgcaagcttcaacctgattttcctcaatacatCATATGACATTGAAAGTGATATGCAattttcacataaattacataaaagcagattttccccaaaacaatagttgtaacCTCTACCAAGAATATCTCATTTATGTGTAGAGGGAATTTAGTACTACTAAATATTGTAgttaatggtcattttatgacattgatgaaaatcaggttgtagcttgcagtctacctaactgttcgGATATGTTTGgtttgaatatctttccaactttgctgaacagaaaaagttgaatttattcttgtcatttcaacttaTTTCTCGCAGTGCATAATGAtttttccctctcctctcattattgttttctcctacctggcaaTAATCCTCTTTAACCATTCAAAATAAACTTGAGTTTAAAAATATTAGATcgggggtctcaaactcaaattacctggggctgctggaggcagtttaaaaatgacctaaaaaagacacaaaattactaaaaaaagacaaaatgacagagaaaaaacaccaaattacttaaaaagacacaaaatgaccaaaaacaatacacaattaccaaaaaagacaaaattattttttttaaaatacacaaaatgaccaaaaaaagacacaaaatgacaaaaaaagacacaaaatgacagaaaaaaaataaattacttaaaaaaaagacacaaaatgaccaaaaaacccacaaaattacaaaaaaagacacaaaatgactgaaaaaacactaaattattaaaaaagacaaaattatttaaaaaaagacacaaaattaccaaaaaagacacaaaatgacagaaaaaactaaattactttaaaaagaaacaaaatgaccaaaaaaagacagaattaccaaaaaagacacaaaattattttaaaaagacataaaatgactgaaaaaacactaaattactttgaaaagacacaaaatgagaaaaaagacaccagaattaccaaaaaagacaccaaaaagacacaaaataaccaaaaaagacacaaaattattttaaaaagacacataattattaaaaaaaaataattaaaggtaCGTTCCACACACAatacggtaaagtgccattcatataaaactcacattagtTGTTGCTAAAGATTGACGCTGTCAGGATACCGCCCACTCAGGTATCTTCTCACATTGACGATCTTTGGTCATGTCTGCTCCACTCCAAGTACAAGCGGAAGTCTATGAGAGTGGAGCATCTCGCGCTGTAAACCATCTCTGCTCtctcatcagcagcagcagcagcagcggcccCGCCTCACGACGCGAACCGCTGGCTGGTTCACCTCCAACACAACCCACatctgtctgtcacacacacaacagcgcTGCCGCTCCGTCCGGTCCACCGCGGCATGCTCGTACTCACACCGGGACACACACACGGAGTGGATATTTTAACTCGCGGGGCACCATGTCGGAGGTGCGAAAATTCACAAAGAGGTTAAGCAAACCCGGGACTGCTGCGGAAGTGAGACAGAGCGTGTCGGAGGCAGTGAAGAGCTCCGTGGACCTTGTGGTGAGTTAACGCTGTCTGCGAACCGGCCGCGGTCATTTTAGCCAACAGGGGTAATGTAACTAAGTCCCCTCCCCACACTCTCCATTTAACCTAGTTTGTCCATTTATTCTGGTTTATCTTATTTCCAGTTTTCATTTCACGCGCTCGTCCCAGCAGCCGCTACATTACCCTACTGTTAAGCTCTGGTATGTCTCTGAATGAACTGAAACAATTTTTTTATACTCCGTGTGTAAAAGGGCAGGTCATTTAAAAGCAGTTATATGCCGCTGATTGAGCTCCCATATATTGCCTTGCTTTGCTAATTCCCCCGCATTATAAAATAGTATGACATTGTTCTCAGGAACACATGGTTTTTCAGTCATGTGCGGCTCCTTTTGTGTGCTGGCGGATGAGGAGCAGTGCCAGTTGGACAGCTGCAGCATGGCTTCCCTGTCCTTGCCTTGGAGCAATGTGTGAGCCTCTTTATTTCTAAGGGAAATGGCCacattgtgcagaaaaaaaggcaCTTCATGCATGCATTTATAATTGATGAATATTGCTAATGACATGTGTGCAAAGAAAAAGGTtaattttttcctccttttgggaTCAATAGCAGTGCTGGTGGCTGATAGTAGCTTGGACCAGGCTGCAATAATGACAGATTATGCGCAGTGGTTTGAGATGAATAGCATTGAGGATCCTGCTGATACagcatttgcatgtgtgtgtatgcatgcactTTTGTGTGTGGATTTATTTTCCTGTCTAAGGCGTGACATTTGTCTTGAAACTTCCAGTGATGTCAGTGCAGATTGATgctctcttgttttctttttgtcataacCAAAGCCATCTGCTAACTCCTCCACTTTCTCATTATGTGACAACCTCAAAACACAACAGTCCTACATCTCGGGCTATTTAGAGAGTGGAGCTGGATAAGTTTGTATAAGAGATAAACTCTTGTTCCCGTGGGATTAGGCTCCAGTCTTATGATGATCATCCTGAGGAGTGTGACGCAAAGAGGTTCCAAGCATAATAATCATGTGATAAGGTTTTTGCTCTTCACAAGAGGTGGGAGCGTGTCTGTGTTTGTAGCCACGTGTGATATGTGATTTCTGTCTCCCAGTAGCAGGTTTCTCCTGCTCATTTTCTGGAATAAATTGTTGGCTTGGTAACTGAGAACAAACGCTGTTTTGTGGAGGGTGCATGGGGATTCCCTCAGGCATGCTGTGACCATGCTTCCTGTGTGACTGTGTTCAGTCTGAACATCTcacaagtctttttttcttccatgtATGGCTTCTCAGGGAAGCAGCAGAGTGCAGAACATGGaattgtttttctgaaaaaacaaaaacaaccttgGGCCAATTAGTATTAAATTGCTTCATTATGTCATTGCTACTTGATTACTGAACTTCCTGGAGTTCATAGAAAGTCCTCAAGTCCTTGTTTATGGCTGGGTTTCCATCAACTAATTTCTCTGCCCGATTAGATGTTTTGCATCCGAAAAGCTCGACGGAAAAATTTTGGGaaaatgcgcataaaagtttttacactcgcttgaggtgtttttttggttttcttcGAAAAAcagttaatgtgctaaacaggagatggaaacgcaTTTTCTGAActtctgacgtagcgaacatttaactcacatttgactctgacatgaaagaccAATTATAAGTTGCAGAAtttaatctaattcctgaagacttttctccatttttctctTGCGGGCGGGCAAAGTCTGACTAGCAACCTCTTTTTCTGTTGTCGTTTTTTCTCTATTGCACAATTTTTActtctactgttttctttctcgcTCCATCTCTACTGTTTACTGAAGGATTAGCCCatagcaatacattacactgccatcttctggtgAAAggacgtttatgcagctttgtttattcgctctaaatcAGTTGATAAAAACGTCCCTAATTCCTTTTTTTCAGAATTTCGCTTTAAAAATTCCCTTAGGTCTGTGTTTAGTGGTTTTCTATAtaaaaacgtttgggaaccATTGGATTGTCAGCCTTATAATTGGCAGGGACCCGTCCTTACCTAATACATTACTTCATTCTAAACAGTGAAACCCCTGATGTATATATAGCTGATAGCCGACAAtcaagctgcaagcagtgatgaatgGACCTTTACATCTTTCCACACGTTGGTAGTAATGGCGGGATGGCTCTGTGTACTTTGCAACCAacagatttttaaatttgagtgaaaaaaaagatgCGAAATCTGGAAATGAGCTGTTCCCTGATTACAATTCTGTCATCCAAATTAATAGTAACAAGCTCATGTGAACTCAAATTTCTCTCTTACATTACCACCCAGTTCAATGAGGTTAACAAACTGGACTTTTACCCAGAATGCAATAGTGCATACAGCTCAGGACAGGGTTCTCTCTGCATAAGAATCGTGGAGAAAAGGTCTACTCTTAAAAAATAGATTGTGTGTAGTTTTTTCCAATGGCAGTGTGcagtttttcattcattcattcattttttcttctttatttttttcttgtgtgccTACAGCCAAGAATTCTGCTCATGAGAATACTCCAATGTAGTTCAATCAAACTATTCTCTTTATGATGAcgctgtgtttatttgtgtgcatgcatgtaaatGAATTCTCTTGAATTCCACTTGGAACTGCTAAATTAATTGCACTAGAGTTCTTACTACATGGGTGTTAAATTCTCACAGGAGTCCACAAAATTAGGCTTCATAATGTTGTTTCCAAGACACTATTTATTgatagaattaccagaaaacatgctattcTGTCAAATAGCATTATTCagatatgaaattacctatATCAGTATAACAGATATTGGCTATAATGCCTAGCCCTATTTTTAGCTCTCAATTATGAAAAAAGTGCAAGAAAAACATCCACTTATTTGCTAGTATAACTACATATTAGGAATGTTAAGTTAAACCAGTAAACTATAAAatgaataggaaaaaaaatcatcttattttgacagcctTCTTGTAAGTGGTGGACTcttttaacacactgtgctcttattttgaaagctgcatgtgtttagcgacagagagtaagtagctttttgtgattaaaacagttgtgtaagtgtgtgaatgcgcgcGCATGTCTGTGAGGAGGACAGAGATTTGGGTcggggtttgactgactgatGACAGATActcaaccttacgccactacatcaagaagtaggaatgttgccaatatcatgatatgcattttttttttaaccatctccactgctgccccagccctctggaactccctccctaTTCACATCCGCAATTCCGACTCCCTCCACGCCTTCAAAAaccaactcaaaacccaccttttcaaaatagcttacaatacctgaactcataatctctcatccctgtttagttgttttcttctgtattttgtgtttgtgtgtgtctaatttcctgtcatgttaagcgactttgagtacctttaaaagcgctatataaatttaatgtattattattattattataaaaaaatataccgatattatcgtgaacgatacgatatggcacccCCCGACTGTCTGTgactttcagtgtgtgtgtgtgtgtgtgtgtgtgtgtgtgtgtgtgtgtgtgtgttcgtccACTGTGTTTAAGTGCAAGCTTCCCTAGCCAATGTTATAAAATCCACCTGGTCACGTTGGAGTCGTGAGCGCCTTACATCTGCTGAGCTGTAATGGGACATCTGGAAGTGCACCCTTgctaacatcatcatcatcatcatcatcatcatcatcatagtcCCCTGGAGGCTCACTGCGAGTCATGCTTTTTGTACTCTGTGATTGGTGTTTGAATGTCCTCCAGCCTGGCCGATGGCTCCGAGCAGCTCCGAGGAGAAAGTGCTTGCATTATACAGTCACACCCAAATGTTAGGCCACGTCCCTTCTGCATCTCTGCCTGTTTCTCAATCAGTGACTGTGGCTTCACAGCTGCCTGCTTGTGATTCTTCAGCTTCTTTTCAGAAAGGAgaactctctctgtctttccttctctctttgctccctccctccctccctccctctctgtgatTCTCTGTAACATG
Encoded proteins:
- the haus4 gene encoding HAUS augmin-like complex subunit 4; translation: MSGSESTHVTSLGKGDSLHQQVLASFPLCDITEDDLTQNPQFCKLLATLAQHVDQSGLTVPLKAELEKAEQKLQSQRRHWLHSESLHKGLQEMIQDHCIRKHHTTVPPDQNMFYETMEKCLLVAQCIRQLDPSSTTNQDQPSVLGLNSQQMMELMPSEKNVKRMKQGLPRELEKHLKKKCLSVLSYYHPECENESEGLRNTKLCHLSAQMDKERKRAESLRETCRENTVLLQRQTQLYLSEMIKCIQLLQSLILDHRLRVQTDLDHKKLKYFEGKCDLVLQKIKYEMVEIQLDTYTVDAISAHKKIREKLDSELKACQVEKQSVESKLASFEILGKEFETLAEEYCRLRKEIEMNNWALKEFTQCNNK